A window of the Candidatus Binataceae bacterium genome harbors these coding sequences:
- a CDS encoding SDR family oxidoreductase has protein sequence MAEAVAVIVGVGPGLGWALAERFAHGGLRVAAAARNLDKVARLVNSGDASNIKPYSCDATAPAAVQALFAAVEADLGRPEVVVYNASGFGRASVLDVTPEDFEQSWRVGCMGGFLVGQAAARAMLAAGGTILFTGATASLRGSANFVKLAVPKFGLRALAQSMARELGPRGIHVAHIIIDGHISPDSAGTTLTPKAIAETYWQLYRQPRDTWTQELDLRPAVEKF, from the coding sequence GCAGAAGCGGTCGCCGTTATTGTCGGAGTAGGCCCGGGCTTGGGCTGGGCCTTGGCGGAGCGTTTCGCCCATGGCGGGCTGCGGGTAGCAGCCGCCGCGCGCAACCTGGACAAGGTCGCGCGCCTAGTCAATAGCGGCGACGCAAGCAACATCAAGCCGTATTCCTGCGACGCGACCGCGCCGGCCGCGGTCCAGGCCCTGTTTGCCGCGGTAGAGGCTGACCTGGGCCGCCCCGAAGTAGTGGTTTACAACGCCAGCGGCTTTGGCCGCGCCAGTGTTCTGGACGTTACGCCGGAAGATTTTGAACAGAGCTGGCGGGTGGGATGCATGGGCGGCTTTTTGGTGGGCCAAGCCGCGGCGCGCGCGATGCTGGCGGCTGGGGGCACCATCCTGTTTACCGGGGCCACCGCCTCGTTGCGCGGCAGCGCCAATTTCGTCAAGCTGGCAGTGCCCAAGTTCGGTTTGCGCGCGCTGGCGCAATCGATGGCGCGCGAGCTGGGACCGCGCGGCATTCACGTTGCCCACATCATCATCGACGGCCACATCAGTCCCGACAGCGCCGGCACAACTCTGACACCCAAGGCGATCGCGGAGACCTACTGGCAGCTTTATCGCCAGCCGCGCGACACCTGGACACAGGAGCTGGATCTGCGCCCGGCGGTGGAGAAATTCTAG